In Planctomycetaceae bacterium, a single window of DNA contains:
- a CDS encoding NHL repeat-containing protein, protein MKQYPVFIAVVFALAAFATGQSIVSAQDANDKPLVSEFQYPLAVAAAPDGTVFVADRTMPGIWKLTEGKKSVFFQASKRFRTPLNAVRCLAFDHEGKLLAGDSSTREVYRFDDQGQPQPLTNGWIGIPMAIAVAPDGTIYTADLELHRIWKMPAEGSKEPEEFAVINSPRGLTLDPEGNLWVLSTSSKNGQIQKVKPDGTIEFFIKGHPFNLPHNIVRTDDGSFFVTDNYEHCVWKITADGQKQQWIAGAPMDRPVGLCRSGENLLIADPHIRTIFSLAPDKTLSVLASSPVDPPANLKPTLAKEKPADDK, encoded by the coding sequence ATGAAACAATACCCTGTTTTCATCGCCGTTGTGTTCGCGCTGGCCGCGTTTGCAACCGGCCAATCGATTGTCTCAGCACAGGATGCGAACGATAAGCCGCTGGTCAGCGAATTTCAGTATCCACTGGCAGTCGCCGCAGCTCCCGATGGCACAGTTTTCGTCGCTGACCGCACAATGCCCGGGATCTGGAAACTGACAGAGGGTAAGAAGTCTGTTTTCTTTCAGGCCTCCAAACGTTTCCGAACACCCTTAAATGCCGTACGGTGCCTGGCCTTCGACCACGAAGGAAAACTTCTGGCAGGCGACTCGTCCACGCGCGAAGTCTATCGATTCGATGATCAAGGCCAGCCACAACCGCTCACAAATGGCTGGATCGGAATTCCCATGGCCATCGCGGTTGCTCCGGATGGCACCATTTACACGGCCGACCTGGAACTTCATCGCATCTGGAAAATGCCAGCCGAAGGTTCAAAAGAACCCGAAGAATTTGCGGTCATCAATTCACCACGGGGGCTGACACTGGATCCGGAGGGCAATTTGTGGGTCCTGTCAACATCCAGCAAGAATGGTCAGATTCAAAAAGTGAAACCCGACGGAACGATTGAATTCTTTATCAAGGGACACCCATTCAACCTGCCCCACAACATTGTCCGTACCGATGATGGTTCGTTCTTTGTCACAGACAACTACGAACACTGTGTCTGGAAGATAACAGCAGACGGTCAAAAGCAACAATGGATTGCAGGGGCCCCCATGGATCGACCAGTGGGGCTATGCCGCAGTGGCGAGAATCTACTGATCGCAGATCCCCACATTCGAACCATATTTTCGCTGGCTCCGGACAAGACTCTCTCTGTACTGGCCAGCTCACCCGTCGATCCTCCGGCAAACCTGAAGCCAACTCTGGCCAAAGAAAAACCAGCTGACGACAAGTAA
- a CDS encoding PQQ-binding-like beta-propeller repeat protein, which translates to MISSRHLRMIALSLLSTVGCSIHCLADETRSFVAADSSRKRIAIVDESGQTKWEHKIGPLHDLHVLPNGNVLFQDSWTHVLEVNPATDEIIWDYEARKAPGNEGKRIEIHAFQRLDNGNTMVVESGTSRILELDSQNKVLVEIPLKVSKPDAHRDTRLVRKLTNGNYLVCHEGDGLVREYNSQGQTVWEFAVPLFGRQPSPGHGVDAFGNQCFTALRLANGNTLIATGNGHGIIEVTPAGQDVWSVHQNDLPGIQLAWVTSLQVLPNGNILINNCHAGPENPQLIEIDRQKRVVWTFRDFDRFGDSTTNSQILTSNGKPVRGIR; encoded by the coding sequence ATGATTTCTTCTCGTCATCTGCGCATGATCGCCCTCTCGCTCTTGAGCACTGTTGGTTGTTCCATCCATTGTCTGGCCGATGAAACTCGCAGCTTTGTCGCAGCCGATTCGTCAAGAAAACGAATTGCAATCGTTGACGAATCCGGCCAGACCAAATGGGAACACAAAATTGGTCCGTTGCACGATCTTCACGTCCTTCCGAATGGCAACGTGCTGTTCCAGGATTCATGGACACACGTACTTGAAGTCAATCCGGCAACAGATGAAATCATTTGGGACTACGAAGCCAGGAAAGCACCAGGAAACGAAGGAAAGCGCATCGAAATCCACGCGTTTCAGCGTCTGGACAATGGGAACACAATGGTGGTTGAGTCCGGTACTAGCCGCATTCTTGAACTCGACTCCCAAAATAAAGTGCTTGTGGAAATTCCGCTCAAAGTTTCGAAACCCGATGCTCATCGCGATACACGACTCGTCCGCAAACTCACCAACGGCAACTACCTGGTTTGCCACGAAGGCGATGGACTTGTGCGCGAGTACAATTCGCAGGGTCAAACCGTGTGGGAATTTGCGGTTCCGCTGTTTGGTCGTCAACCCTCTCCCGGGCATGGTGTTGATGCGTTTGGTAACCAATGCTTCACTGCGTTGCGTTTGGCAAACGGGAACACTTTGATTGCAACCGGCAATGGGCATGGAATTATCGAAGTTACACCTGCAGGACAGGATGTCTGGAGTGTTCATCAGAATGATCTGCCCGGAATCCAGTTGGCATGGGTCACTTCGCTTCAGGTACTTCCCAACGGAAATATCCTCATCAACAACTGCCACGCAGGCCCCGAAAATCCTCAACTGATTGAGATCGATCGACAAAAACGAGTCGTTTGGACATTCCGGGATTTTGATCGGTTTGGCGATTCCACGACCAATTCGCAGATCCTGACCAGCAATGGCAAACCGGTTCGCGGCATCCGATGA
- a CDS encoding ferrochelatase: MQDFDAILILSFGGPEKPEDVIPFLENVLRGKPVPRERMLEVAEHYYHFGGVSPINEQCRDLISKLKPELQQNGIDLPVYWGNRNWIPLLPDTIRQMKDDGVRRPLVYITSGFSCYSGCRQYRENIISALKEADAESMQVGKLRVFYNHPDFISVVCEHVQDAIRQIHQNNPSNDNHPPSVPIAFTAHSIPASMANTSDYVKQISESCRLVAEELNIDPSLWNLVYQSRSGRPQDPWLEPDILDHIRHMHSLGHRQIVVCPIGFLSDHMEVLYDLDDEARKLCDELGMTMSRAKTPGSHPTFITMIRKLIQERIASAPRECLGQYGPNHDVCPDDCCPAPTRPLGRP, encoded by the coding sequence ATGCAAGACTTTGACGCGATTCTGATCCTGTCGTTCGGTGGCCCCGAAAAGCCCGAAGATGTCATCCCTTTCCTCGAAAATGTCCTGCGCGGAAAGCCCGTCCCACGCGAACGGATGCTGGAAGTGGCCGAGCATTACTATCATTTTGGTGGTGTCAGCCCAATCAACGAACAGTGTCGGGACCTCATTTCGAAACTGAAACCCGAACTGCAACAAAATGGAATTGACCTGCCCGTTTACTGGGGCAATCGCAACTGGATCCCGCTTCTGCCAGACACCATTCGACAGATGAAGGACGACGGAGTCCGGCGTCCACTGGTTTACATTACCTCAGGCTTCAGCTGCTATTCGGGATGTCGGCAATACCGCGAGAATATTATCTCAGCCCTGAAAGAAGCAGACGCAGAAAGCATGCAGGTTGGCAAACTGCGAGTCTTCTATAACCATCCGGACTTCATTTCGGTTGTCTGCGAACACGTACAGGACGCCATCCGTCAGATCCACCAAAACAACCCATCGAATGACAATCATCCGCCATCGGTTCCCATTGCCTTCACAGCGCACAGCATCCCCGCTTCGATGGCCAACACCTCTGACTACGTGAAGCAAATTTCTGAGTCATGTCGGCTGGTGGCGGAAGAACTCAATATCGATCCGTCTCTCTGGAACCTTGTATATCAGAGTCGAAGTGGACGTCCCCAGGATCCGTGGCTGGAGCCCGATATTCTGGATCACATCCGGCACATGCATTCGCTGGGACACAGGCAGATTGTGGTTTGCCCGATCGGCTTTCTTTCCGATCACATGGAAGTCCTGTACGACCTGGATGACGAAGCCAGGAAGTTGTGTGACGAACTGGGGATGACAATGAGCCGGGCGAAGACGCCGGGATCACACCCCACGTTCATCACCATGATCCGTAAACTGATTCAGGAGCGGATTGCATCCGCACCCAGAGAGTGTCTGGGACAGTACGGCCCAAACCACGACGTTTGCCCTGACGACTGCTGCCCCGCTCCGACGAGACCACTAGGACGGCCTTAG
- a CDS encoding dienelactone hydrolase family protein: protein MPAAQQTNQIRRTALLILTNLSVFTFASAQESILPERTAPLTIEGDLASQMVDGIDRFLLKEIEKAAATRAERFMVDTSSPEAYEASLKPHRDKLAKCLGIRDARMSFSAPEVIVPVGGDVVIAQSDKFTVQVIRWPVLSDPTPQGAGLASIYGEGLLLTPKGETVANVIVLPDADQSPEQICGLVAGIAEESQVARHLAEAGCRVVVPQLISRHREKRLGRADLTNREYLHRAAFELGRTLAGYEVQMTLSLVDWYSESDPDNAIGVLGYGEGGMLALFSGGLDTRIDVTCVSGFFGPREQSWKEPIDRNFAGLLKNFGEQELAALIAPRGLIVEQSRGPEMILEGNGGGPASLTVVEDQLAAKQFRRTLARLAPINWERHVFYRANTEMTDGASTTITFLTFIDRMSADFQQVHLSPAIGAGSERIGEPETAQLIARSKSREIRILKQIDRHNQALLRESPFVRKEFMAKLDTSSVEAYEKSVEQYRDIFRKDVIGEFDQPLLPFNARSRKSWDTDKWTGHEVVLDVFPDVFAYGVLLLPKDLKPGEKRPVVVCQHGLEGRPTDTFLDDHRAYHDFAAKLCERGFITFAPQNPYIFTDRFRTLQRKAQPLGKSLFSIIVPQHQQIVNWLKTQPFVDSDRIAFYGLSYGGKSAMRIPALVTDYCLSICSADFNEWVLKNASTRENFSYIWTGEYEIFEWDLGSTFNYAEMAALICPRPFMVERGHFDGVGEDHWVAHEFAKVRHLYAAKLGIGHHAEIEWFVGPHTINGQGTFNFLHRHLQWPAPE from the coding sequence ATGCCAGCGGCACAGCAAACGAATCAAATCCGGCGAACGGCTCTTCTGATTCTCACGAACCTGAGTGTCTTCACCTTCGCCAGCGCTCAGGAGTCGATCTTACCGGAACGAACGGCTCCGCTGACAATCGAAGGCGACCTGGCTTCGCAGATGGTGGACGGGATTGATCGCTTCCTGCTGAAGGAAATCGAAAAGGCTGCTGCCACTCGCGCGGAACGCTTTATGGTCGACACGTCGTCGCCTGAGGCATACGAAGCATCGCTCAAACCACATCGGGACAAGCTTGCAAAGTGTCTCGGCATCCGCGACGCTCGCATGTCGTTTTCCGCACCTGAAGTCATCGTGCCCGTTGGGGGCGATGTGGTGATTGCTCAGTCGGACAAGTTCACGGTGCAGGTCATTCGCTGGCCGGTGCTGAGTGATCCGACGCCACAGGGAGCTGGACTGGCATCGATCTATGGAGAAGGATTGCTGCTGACTCCGAAGGGTGAGACAGTCGCTAACGTAATCGTGCTGCCGGACGCGGATCAATCGCCTGAACAGATATGCGGCCTGGTCGCGGGCATCGCAGAAGAGTCGCAGGTGGCTCGTCATCTGGCCGAAGCCGGTTGTCGAGTTGTGGTACCGCAGTTGATCAGTCGTCATCGGGAAAAACGACTTGGCCGCGCCGACCTGACGAACCGTGAATACCTGCATCGAGCGGCGTTCGAGCTCGGCCGAACTCTCGCAGGCTATGAAGTGCAAATGACGCTGAGCCTGGTCGACTGGTATTCTGAATCTGATCCCGACAATGCCATCGGAGTCCTGGGTTACGGTGAAGGCGGGATGCTGGCGCTGTTTTCCGGTGGTCTGGACACACGAATCGACGTGACGTGTGTCAGCGGATTCTTCGGCCCCCGGGAACAATCCTGGAAGGAACCGATCGATCGAAATTTTGCGGGCTTGCTAAAGAACTTCGGCGAGCAGGAACTTGCCGCATTGATCGCACCTCGAGGTTTGATCGTCGAACAATCCCGGGGGCCGGAAATGATCCTGGAAGGGAATGGCGGAGGCCCGGCAAGCCTCACAGTGGTAGAAGATCAATTGGCCGCGAAACAGTTTCGGCGGACACTTGCCAGGCTTGCTCCAATCAATTGGGAACGACACGTTTTTTATCGTGCCAACACTGAAATGACCGATGGAGCTTCAACGACGATCACTTTTCTTACATTCATTGACCGCATGTCAGCGGACTTTCAACAAGTGCATCTCAGTCCTGCAATTGGGGCAGGGTCGGAAAGGATTGGGGAGCCCGAAACAGCACAGTTGATTGCTCGCTCAAAATCACGCGAAATCCGCATCCTCAAGCAGATCGATCGTCACAACCAGGCGTTGCTTCGTGAGAGTCCGTTTGTTCGCAAAGAGTTCATGGCGAAGCTGGATACGTCATCGGTCGAAGCCTATGAGAAATCCGTTGAGCAGTATCGCGACATCTTTCGCAAAGACGTCATCGGCGAATTCGATCAGCCGCTACTGCCGTTCAATGCTCGATCACGGAAATCATGGGACACCGACAAATGGACGGGGCATGAAGTCGTGCTTGACGTCTTTCCGGATGTGTTCGCCTACGGTGTGCTGTTGCTTCCCAAAGACCTCAAGCCTGGAGAGAAACGTCCGGTTGTTGTGTGCCAGCATGGCCTGGAAGGTCGACCAACGGACACCTTTCTTGACGACCATCGAGCTTATCATGACTTCGCCGCGAAGCTGTGCGAACGAGGCTTCATCACGTTCGCTCCGCAGAATCCTTACATCTTCACAGATCGATTTCGAACACTGCAGCGCAAGGCACAGCCTCTGGGCAAATCGCTCTTCTCGATCATCGTGCCTCAGCATCAACAGATCGTAAACTGGCTGAAGACGCAGCCGTTTGTCGACAGCGACCGCATCGCATTTTACGGCCTCAGCTACGGCGGCAAGTCGGCCATGCGTATCCCTGCACTCGTCACCGATTACTGTCTGTCCATCTGCAGCGCCGACTTTAACGAATGGGTGCTGAAGAACGCGAGCACTCGTGAGAACTTCAGTTACATCTGGACAGGAGAATATGAGATCTTCGAATGGGATCTTGGCAGCACATTCAACTATGCAGAGATGGCTGCGTTAATTTGTCCACGACCGTTCATGGTCGAACGAGGCCACTTTGATGGTGTTGGCGAAGATCACTGGGTTGCTCACGAATTCGCCAAAGTACGACACCTGTATGCCGCGAAGCTGGGAATTGGGCATCACGCAGAGATTGAATGGTTTGTTGGTCCACACACCATCAACGGACAGGGCACTTTCAACTTCCTGCACCGACATTTGCAGTGGCCGGCACCTGAGTAG